The following proteins are encoded in a genomic region of Ammospiza caudacuta isolate bAmmCau1 chromosome 3, bAmmCau1.pri, whole genome shotgun sequence:
- the MTRF1L gene encoding peptide chain release factor 1-like, mitochondrial, with amino-acid sequence MRLLSRALRAAQGYRAAALPPRSLRAAPVGWRLPARRGLSARPGLEELFAAPSLRRLLEARARGEGGAAPQLAARVQRLRDKERELRDTRELARDENEDFRKLAETEIASCEEEIAELKQQIVLLLIPSEETDESDLVMEVTAGVGGQEAMLFTSEIFDMYQRYAAYKKWKFEILEYFPSELGGLRHAVASIAGVEAYKYMKFEGGVHRVQRVPKTEKQGRIHTSTMTVAILPQPTEMRLQISPKDLRIETKRASGAGGQHVNTTDSAVRIVHIPTGIVAECQQERSQIRNKEKAMQMLCAKLYNAKLEEETKKRNYARKIQIGTKGRSEKIRTYNFPQDRITDHRISRSVHHVESFMLGEEMLDEMLQTLREYADYESLMEIISENDKNNSS; translated from the exons ATGCGGCTGCTCTCGCGGGCTCTCCGCGCGGCGCAGGGCTACCGAGCAGCCGCGCTGCCCCCTCGGAGCCTCCGGGCGGCGCCGGTGGGATGGCGGCTGCCGGCGCGGCGCGGGCTGAGCGCACGGCCCGGCCTGGAGGAGCTGTTCGCCGCGCCCTCCCTGCGCCGCCTGCTGGAGGCGCGCGCGCGGGGCGAGGGCGGGGCGGCGCCGCAGCTGGCGGCGCGCGTGCAGCGGCTGCGCGACAAGGAGCGGGAGCTGCGCGACACGCGGGAGCTGGCGCGAG ATGAGAATGAAGATTTCCGGAAGCTTGCAGAAACAGAAATTGCTTCCTGTGAAGAAGAGATAGCTGAACTGAAACAACAG ATAGTGTTGCTTTTGATTCCTTCAGAAGAAACAGATGAGAGTGATCTTGTCATGGAAGTAACTGCTGGAGTTGGAGGGCAGGAAGCCATGCTGTTCACCTCGGAGATATTTGATATGTATCAACGATATGCTGCTTataaaaagtggaaatttgaaATATTAGAATACTTTCCCAGTGAACTAG GTGGCCTAAGACATGCAGTAGCCAGTATTGCAGGTGTTGAGGCTTACAAATACATGAAGTTTGAAGGAGGAGTGCATCGTGTTCAGCGGGTaccaaagacagaaaaacaaggaCGCATTCACACCAGCACAATGACTGTTGCAATATTACCCCAACCCACTGAG ATGAGGCTTCAAATTAGTCCAAAAGATCTACGGATAGAAACAAAGCGAGCTAGTGGAGCTGGGGGCCAGCATGTCAATACCACCGATAGTGCTGTGCGGATAGTTCACATTCCAACAG GGATTGTGGCTGAATGTCAGCAAGAAAGATCCCAAATTAGAAACAAAGAGAAGGCTATGCAAATGCTATGTGCCAAACTATACAATGCCAAACTAGAAGAAGAAACCAAAAAGAGAAACTATGCTCGAAAGATTCAA ATTGGGACTAAAGGAAGGTCAGAGAAGATCAGAACATACAACTTTCCACAGGACCGGATTACAGACCACAGAATAAGCAGATCAGTGCATCATGTTGAGTCTTTCATGCTAGGGGAAGAAATGCTAGATGAAATGTTACAAACTCTGAGAGAATATGCTGATTATGAATCTCtaatggaaattatttcagaaaatgataaaaataattcttcctGA